The following are encoded together in the bacterium genome:
- a CDS encoding ABC transporter ATP-binding protein encodes MSDSAILTHQLSRSFGSLVALDNLSLAVPRGTIFGFLGPNGAGKTTTIRLLLGLLEPSAGTARVLGYDTVAESDLVRERCGALLEHPGLYERLSALDNLEFYGRVYRLSAAERRARIEELLNHVGLWERRGERIKDWSRGMRQKLAVARLLLHRPQLIFLDEPTAGLDAVAAAALREDLLALKQREGVSIFLTTHYLAEAEKLCDRVAVINKGRLVAEGAPGELLADKSGQLVRVEGRSLPSEGILEAIRHLPGVREASFVESALEVRLENGFSAAPLVRLLVELGAEIEQVRKVKASLEESFLALLKEDR; translated from the coding sequence ATGAGCGATTCCGCAATCCTGACCCACCAACTATCACGGTCTTTCGGCAGCCTGGTGGCCCTGGACAACCTGAGCCTGGCCGTGCCCCGCGGCACGATCTTCGGTTTCCTGGGCCCCAACGGCGCGGGCAAGACCACCACGATACGCCTTCTGCTTGGGCTTCTGGAGCCCAGCGCCGGCACGGCCCGCGTGCTGGGCTACGACACCGTGGCCGAATCGGACCTGGTGCGCGAGCGCTGCGGCGCGCTGCTGGAGCACCCCGGGCTGTACGAGCGCCTGAGCGCCCTGGACAACCTGGAGTTCTACGGACGGGTCTACCGCCTGAGCGCCGCCGAGCGCCGGGCGCGGATCGAGGAGCTTCTGAACCATGTCGGGCTGTGGGAGCGCCGGGGCGAGCGGATCAAGGACTGGAGCCGCGGGATGCGGCAGAAACTGGCCGTGGCGCGGCTTCTTCTGCACCGTCCGCAGCTCATTTTCCTGGATGAGCCCACCGCCGGCCTGGATGCCGTGGCCGCCGCGGCCCTGCGCGAGGACCTCCTGGCCCTGAAGCAGCGCGAGGGGGTGAGCATTTTCCTGACCACCCACTACCTGGCCGAGGCCGAGAAGCTCTGCGACCGGGTGGCCGTGATCAACAAGGGCCGCCTGGTGGCCGAGGGTGCGCCCGGCGAGCTTCTGGCAGACAAGTCCGGCCAGTTGGTGCGGGTGGAGGGACGCTCCCTGCCGAGCGAGGGTATTCTGGAGGCGATCCGTCACCTGCCCGGGGTGCGCGAGGCCTCTTTCGTGGAGTCGGCGCTCGAGGTTCGTCTGGAGAACGGTTTCTCCGCCGCCCCCCTGGTGCGCCTACTGGTGGAGCTGGGCGCCGAGATCGAACAGGTGCGCAAGGTGAAAGCCTCGCTGGAGGAGAGTTTCCTGGCCCTGCTCAAGGAGGACCGATGA
- a CDS encoding ABC transporter permease subunit → MLDDIRAVIWKEMRDNLGFSFRSKEGLSALLTPVLLAVITACAGKAEWLHPVMVLIFALFIPAFYTSAVVADSFAGERERKTLEALLATRLGDSAILFGKLGAMTLWAWAAAALFFAVGLLAVNVVARGMGVLFFGVPALVAAFAVAPLTALAAASLGMHYSLRASTVRQAQTWLGFTVMGLLMVPGIALRMIPAGLRNTIIGFVTGIDPLALVISTALFLLAESLVTVHAARARFRRARLILD, encoded by the coding sequence GTGCTCGACGATATCCGCGCCGTGATCTGGAAAGAGATGCGGGACAACCTGGGCTTCAGTTTCCGGTCCAAGGAGGGGCTGAGCGCCTTGCTCACACCTGTCCTGCTTGCGGTCATTACCGCCTGCGCCGGCAAAGCGGAATGGCTGCACCCGGTAATGGTCCTGATCTTCGCGCTTTTCATCCCCGCGTTCTATACCTCGGCGGTGGTGGCCGACTCGTTCGCCGGAGAGCGTGAGCGCAAAACTTTGGAAGCCCTGCTCGCCACCCGCCTGGGCGACAGCGCGATCCTTTTTGGCAAGCTGGGAGCAATGACACTCTGGGCCTGGGCCGCGGCGGCTCTGTTTTTTGCGGTGGGTCTGCTGGCAGTAAACGTGGTGGCGAGGGGTATGGGTGTGCTGTTTTTCGGCGTTCCGGCCCTTGTCGCCGCTTTTGCGGTTGCCCCGCTGACCGCCCTGGCTGCGGCCTCGCTCGGCATGCACTATTCCCTGCGGGCCAGCACGGTCCGTCAGGCGCAGACATGGTTGGGCTTCACTGTCATGGGTCTGCTGATGGTGCCGGGGATAGCCCTGCGGATGATACCGGCCGGGTTGCGCAATACGATTATCGGTTTTGTCACCGGGATCGACCCGCTGGCCCTGGTCATATCCACGGCGCTGTTCCTTCTGGCCGAGTCGCTGGTGACGGTCCACGCCGCCCGGGCGCGTTTCCGCCGGGCCCGTCTGATCCTGGACTGA
- a CDS encoding sulfite exporter TauE/SafE family protein: MVNLRKALTGTWIVAIVFLFSVFIFFSYSGAGAISFLHGKTVLTLLLLSSLAFVAEYVDSSLGMGYGTTLTPILMFSGYTPLQIVPAVLFSEFVTGISAGLAHHSLGNVDLSRGTDDRRVMYLLLALSVVGTLAAVVMALNLPARAVKFYIGVIITAVGLFLIAGIGRKIRYSSARIIALGTVAAFNKGISGGGYGPLITGGQIMCGVPEKNAVGITSFVEGVVCLVGLILYVTMQGGIYWPLAGALTAGAVLSVPVAAWTVKIVSGPTLRWVIGVITLLLGVMTLVKLF; this comes from the coding sequence GTGGTAAACCTGCGCAAGGCTCTTACCGGCACCTGGATTGTGGCCATAGTTTTCCTTTTCTCTGTTTTCATTTTCTTTTCCTACAGCGGGGCCGGAGCAATCAGTTTCCTGCACGGCAAGACAGTCCTCACCCTTCTGCTTCTTAGCTCCCTGGCGTTCGTGGCCGAGTACGTGGACTCCTCCCTGGGCATGGGCTACGGTACAACCCTTACCCCGATCCTTATGTTCTCCGGCTACACCCCGCTGCAGATCGTGCCAGCGGTGCTGTTCTCGGAGTTCGTCACCGGTATCTCGGCCGGCCTGGCCCATCACAGCCTGGGCAACGTGGACCTTTCCCGAGGCACGGATGACCGTCGCGTGATGTACCTTCTGCTGGCCCTTTCGGTGGTTGGCACCCTGGCCGCGGTGGTGATGGCGCTGAACCTTCCGGCGCGCGCGGTTAAATTCTACATCGGGGTTATTATCACCGCGGTGGGGCTGTTCCTGATCGCCGGAATAGGACGTAAAATACGCTATTCCTCGGCGCGTATCATCGCCCTGGGTACAGTGGCCGCGTTCAACAAGGGTATCTCGGGCGGAGGCTACGGCCCCCTGATCACCGGCGGTCAGATCATGTGTGGGGTGCCTGAGAAAAACGCGGTGGGGATCACCTCGTTTGTCGAGGGTGTGGTCTGTCTGGTGGGGCTGATCCTTTACGTGACCATGCAGGGCGGGATCTACTGGCCGTTGGCCGGGGCGTTGACCGCGGGCGCGGTGCTGAGCGTGCCGGTGGCGGCCTGGACCGTGAAAATCGTATCCGGGCCGACCCTGCGCTGGGTGATCGGTGTAATCACCCTCCTGCTGGGCGTGATGACCCTGGTCAAGCTGTTCTGA
- a CDS encoding ABC transporter permease subunit: MRFQDTLTLMWKDLRELPRIYGESKAGLLGFVFPVLIIGVMLPLQMGEKWLKPGLSLIFAVWFPVIMVFTMVADSFAGERERKTLEALLATRLSDRAILAAKLLTAICFALAFVLVLNVVGVITLNLAHLGGGKFLFFPLRVFALLLLLPPLSAFAASGIGVLVSLRAGTVRQAQQTLMMSGMLLFFIPTLVIPMLPKEMREAVFAFFTAGGVELLAAVAALVLLAIGVVTVLLADKLFRRARLILD, encoded by the coding sequence ATGAGATTTCAGGATACCCTGACCCTGATGTGGAAAGACCTGCGCGAGCTGCCCCGGATCTACGGGGAGTCGAAAGCCGGCCTGCTGGGCTTCGTTTTCCCGGTGCTCATCATCGGTGTGATGCTTCCGTTGCAGATGGGCGAGAAATGGCTGAAGCCGGGCCTGAGCCTGATCTTCGCCGTCTGGTTCCCGGTAATCATGGTGTTCACCATGGTGGCCGACTCGTTCGCCGGGGAGCGCGAGCGCAAGACCCTCGAGGCCCTGCTCGCCACCCGTCTGAGCGACCGTGCGATCCTGGCGGCCAAGCTGCTCACGGCGATCTGTTTCGCCCTGGCTTTTGTCCTGGTCCTCAACGTTGTCGGAGTTATCACTCTGAACCTCGCCCACCTGGGGGGCGGGAAATTCCTGTTTTTCCCGCTGCGGGTGTTTGCACTCCTTCTGCTCCTTCCGCCGCTGTCGGCGTTCGCCGCCTCCGGGATCGGGGTGCTGGTCTCCCTGCGCGCCGGCACGGTGCGCCAGGCCCAGCAGACCCTGATGATGAGCGGGATGCTGCTGTTTTTCATTCCAACCCTGGTGATCCCGATGCTGCCGAAGGAAATGCGCGAGGCGGTGTTCGCGTTTTTCACGGCCGGTGGGGTGGAACTGCTGGCGGCGGTGGCGGCGCTCGTGCTGCTGGCTATCGGGGTTGTGACCGTGCTGCTCGCCGACAAGCTGTTCCGCCGGGCCAGGCTGATCCTGGACTGA